The stretch of DNA ATAAAGCTAAAAGAAAAGCCAATCGATTTTTTAGAGACCAATGTAGCAATAATTCTAAAAAGAAGTATAGTTTTTCTAAAAGTTTAAAACTCCCCGCTTTTTCACGAATGGAAACTAATAAATTGTGGAAGAATATCATGAGTTTCATCTGATTTTTTTCTCGGGGTAGGACATGTATGGAAAGAACTAAAGGAACGACAGTTAAAGCGATTAATAGGCTTCCTAACAAAGCAACAATTAAAGGCCCTCCTAACTGTTTCATAAATACCGACATTCTGCCTGCTTCAAGATAATACATAGGTATAAACACAACAATTGTGGTAAGTGTGGATGCGGAAATAGCTATACCTACTTCTGATGCTCCACGAACAGCACTTGTTTTTATATCATAACCTAACTGTTGGTATCGGATAATATTTTCAACAGCAACAATGGCATTGTCTACCAACATTCCAACAGATATAATTAAAGACACCATCGTTATAATATTAAGTGACATGTCAGCAAAATACATAAAAATAATGCCAATCATAAGAGATGAAGGAATGGCAAATGCTACAATAATAGTCGGAATAAGTCGGTGTAAGAAGATAAGTAATACAATAAAAGCCATAATTCCGCCGTAGATTCCCTCACTGAACAGATTGTTTAATGCCCGATTAATTAAATCGGATTGGTCAAAAAAGATTTTTGTAACAGTTCCCTCAAATGCTTCCTCAGATAAAATATTCTTCAATTCACGTTTTATTTGATTGCACACATTTACTGCGTTTGCTTCTGATTCCTTAATAACAAGTAAAACGACCCCACCTTTTCCATCTAATGCTACTCTCTGGGAATCTTCTCTTGAACCAAATCGGACGGTCGCAACATCTTTTAGTCGCATACCATTTTTATTGACGACAAGGTTTTCAATATCAGATAAAGTTTTATACTCACCTTTAAATTGAACAAAGTATTTTTTATCTCCCTCTGAGATAGAACCAAGTGAAGCATCTAATGAGGCTGTCCGAAGAGTATTTAATAAACTTACTATGGGAATATTAAGGCTGTTGAGTCGGTCCTGAGAAACTTCGATTAAAACCTCTTTCTCAGGGATAGGAGATATTAATTTAATATCTGCAACTCCATCAAGCCGTCGGAGTCTTGGAATAAGAGAGGTGCGGACTAAATAAACATAATTTTCCTCATCTTCTGATTTAAATAAGCCGATAGCTATGACTGGAATGGCTCCTGAACTGAACCGTTGAATAATAATCCGTTGTACTTCATCTGGAAGAGTCATTTTTAAACGTTCTATTCTGTCTCGAACGTCTGCAGTTGCTAAAGTCATGTCAGTGTCTAAATTAAACCACATGTCAACAGAACAACCATTTGAAGAACTTGTAGTAGCAATGCTCCGAAGTCCAGGGATAGTCCTGAATTCTCCCTCCACTGGAATAGCGATTTGCTGTTCTATTTGTTCTGGTGAACTCCCAGGATAGGGAATATAGCATCCGATAAAAGGACGGTCTACTTTAGGAAGAAATTTCAAAGGAATACGGAACCATGAGATTAATCCCAGAACGAGAATGGATATAGAAAGCATGAACATAGTAATGGGACGATTTATGGCTATTTTAGGTAGAGACCATGTCACTTGTTTCGTACCTTATGAGAAAGGTTAGAAAACATATAATAAGCCATAGGGATGAGCCATAAAGTCAACAAGGTGCTTGCAGATAGCCCTGTAATTACAGTTAATGCCAATGGCTGTCTTAATTCGGAGCCTTCTCCTTTAGATAATAGCATGGGCAGTAGCCCAAGAACTGTTGTTAATGTTGTCATAAAAATAGGTCTCAAACGGACCATAGATGCTTGAATAATAGCATCGTGTAGGGATAGACCACGTGTAATAAGTTGATTAGTATAGTCAATCAACACAATAGCATTGTTTACTACGATGCCTGCTAATATGATTGAACCCAAAAAAACCATGATGTTTAAATTAGTACCTGTTAAAAATAAAATGATAATGACACCAATGAATGCTAAAGGCACAGATAACATCACTAATATAGGTAACCAAATAGATTCAAATTGAGAAGCCATTACCACATATACCAGAAAGGTTGCAAGTAATAGAGCAAGTCTCAAACTATGGTATGACGTTGCTAATTCACGGTTTTGTCCGCCAAGAGTAATAAAAAATTCTCGAGGTTTTTCAACATCTCGAAGTTTAGATATAACTTCCTGTGACACACTTGCCAAATCTCGTCCTTCGATATTGGCAGTTATTAATGCGACCCTTTTTTGTCCAATTCTCCGAATATCGCTCGGTCCAACATCTTCTACAATGGTTGATACATCACAAAGACGAACAGGAACAGCCCCTTCTATAATTGACATCTGTTTTAGGTCATTAATGCTTTGAAGGAATGTTTGATTTGTTCTAACACGAATATCAATTTTATCTCCACCACGATTAAATTTTGTGGCAATTTCTCCTTGAATTTCTGTTCGTAACTTATTTGCGACTTGAGCAGGGGAAAGTCCCTTCTCAGCTAACAGTTCTCTATCTAACTGGATAAGTATCTCTGGATAACCAGATTGTATTGATATATCAGCATCCTTAACGCCCCGAACTTGTCGTACTTTTTGGAGGCATGCCTCACCTACAGATTTCAAGGTATTTAAATCATCACCAAATATTTGAACCTCAAGATTACTTTTTAACGTGAATAATGTAGGAAGTGTAAAAATAATTGATTCCTCAGGAAGGGGAAGAAGAGATGAACGTATTTCATCTATAATTTTATCTTGTATTTGTGCAGTTTTACTACGATCTTTTAATAGAATTGTAAAAGTAGCTTTATTCTCGTTTTTTCCTTTGCTTTCAGTTTTGCTACTTTCTGTACCAACTTGTAATGTAATACGTTCTATATATGGATTCTCTTTTAATTTATTCTCTATTCTAAGCACCTTTTCTAAAGTTTGATTAAGTTGTGTTCCAGCACGGGTTTCATATTGGATATTAAATTCTCCTTGTTTCATTGGTGGGATAAGTTCTTGTCCTATTCGGGGTAAAAGCGTTATGGTATATGTAAAAAGTGCAATGGCTAAAAATATATAAATAGGTGCAAATTTAAGGTTGGAAGAAAGTGAAATTCTGTATAAATGCCTAAAACTTTCAAAAACGATATGAAATAGTTCTAATGGTAAAAAAAGTAAAAGACTAAGTGTCTTTTTAATCAGTAATGCACACAAGGCAAATGATAAAAATATGGGGGAAACTATAATGAAAAATAGGATTAATAAAGGATATACGAAAATATTTATAATGCCCCAAGAAATAAATTTTAACAAGATATTTATAGGGAAAAATATAATTTTAAGGAGATTTAACCATCGAGATGAACGTGGAGAATAACGTAATATTTCAAATAAGGTTTTCCTGCTGTATTGAATATGTCGTTTGAAAGTAAAAACAATTGTAAATATAAAAGAGGCAAACAGGCTTTTATGTTTTATTTGACGGAAAAATAAGAAAATACGGAAAGGGTGTAATAGATGTTGTGTATTGCTTGGTTCTGAAAAGAAATGGGTTTTTGATACTAATAATGGATTTAAAAACAAAGCAGTGAGTAGCGAAGCTAAAAGGGAGAAAGTAACAGTTAGAGCAAGGTCTCCAAAGATTTGTCCTGCAATACCCTCAACAAATGCAACGGGGAAAAATACGGCTATAGTAGTTAATGTAGATGCAACAACAGCGGAACTTACTTCAGATGTTCCACGGATAGCAGAATCAATAATAGAATCTCCTTCTTCTCGACATCTAGCAATACTTTCTAATACGACAATAGAGTTGTCTACTAACATTCCAATTCCTAATGCTAATCCGCCCAACGACATAATATTTAAAGAAATGCCTCGTATGAACATGGGAATAAATACAGTAATTATTGAAATTGGAATAGCGAGTCCAATTGTAAAGGTACTACGTATTTCTCGCAAGAATAAATAAAGTATAAGAAGGGCTAAAAAACCGCCATTAATCGCTGCGGATTGAACTTCTTCTATTGAACTAATAATAAATTGGGACTGGTCGCTTATGATATGAATCTTTGTATCAGGTGGAAGAGAACTAATTAAATTTTTCCTTTTAAATTGTTCTCGTCGAGCATGTGGGTCTTCAATTGTATGTTTTCCTTCTGAATCGTGAGCAACAGGGCTTAATTCAAGAGAAAGTTGCTCATTGATTAATTCAGAAAGACTTTTTTTCCTTTCAATACCTAAGAGGTCTTTTACCAGATTACATACAGTAACAGTGTTAGAATTTCCTTCCTTGTATATCTCCAATTCAATAGCTTCTTCTCCATCAATTCGTATTATTGTATCGCGTTCTTTAGTGCCCCATTTAACTGTAGCAACATCCTTTAAATAAATAGGGGTACTTTTTGGAGAGGTCTGTTGAATATTTGAAGATGTAGCATCGGTATTGAGGGTTAGAGATGAGATTGAAGAAATAGGATTGTTTGATAAAGAAGGTATGTTAAGGGAAGTAGAGATGATTACATTTTTTATGTCTTCTATATCTTGGAATTCTTTTAAAGTTCGGACAATATATTCCGTTTTCCCCTCAGACAATTTGCCTCCAGCCACATTTATATTTTGACTTGCTAAACTTCGGACAATATCATCCAAAGAAAGCCCAAGTGATTTAATCATTTTACTATCGACAAGAATTTGTATTTCTTCTTCTTGTCCCCCTTTTACTACCACCTGAGCAATTCCTGTTTCTGCTTCTAAATCACTTTTTAATTTTCGTTGGACAGATTCGCGAAGTGTAGTTAAATACCGTTCTTTTTCTACTGGTGATATATTTGCAGGGGGTGTTAATCCAATCCGTATTACAGGGTCTAAGTTTGGGTTAAATCTAAGAATAACAGGTTTTTTTGTAACTTCTTTAGGTGGTTCAAAAAGGTCTAAACGGTCTCGTACATCCTGTTGTGCAATATTCATGTCTGTATTCCACATGAATTCTAATGTAATTTCTGAAAGACCTACTGAGGAAACACTACTTATTTCTACCAACCCACTAACGATACTTAACATTTCCTCTAACGGTCTTGTAACTAATTTCTCGACATCTTCAGGGGCTGCACCTTCAAATTCAGTTCTTACAGTTAACGAAGGGTATGAAATATCAGGCATAAGGTTAATTGGGAGTTTTTGATATGAACGCCAACCAAAAACGATAATAGTTGTAAATATCATTATGATGGTAACTGGCCTTCGGATGGGAAAAGATATAAAACTTGAATTTGAATTAACTACTGTGGTTTGTTCGTTCACTATGACTCCCCTTAATTTTTATTGAATCAAGACCAAGAATGTTTTAATATTGATGTTATTATGTTGTAGATGTTTTTTCTTGTTGATTTAGTATTTTTTCTAATGAAGTTACTTCAACAATAGAACCAGGCTTTAAATTTAACTGCCCTAATGTAATAACTAATGTGTGTTCATCTAATCCACTCAAAATTTCAAAGTAAGAACTATCTTCTAAACCTACTTGAATTTCTACTTTCTGAGCAACAAATTGGACACTATCATGTGTTTTGTCTTTGTGATTTATATTTTCTATATTTTCACCACTTTTAGATTGTGCTATAAAAACATATTTTCGTCCATTCTCTTCCAAAACTGCATCTTTTGGTATTACTAATACTTGCTCCCGAGTTTCCATTATAAGTTTTATCCTTGCAAATGCAGAATCTTTGATGCATGTATTATTACGATGTTTCTCATGAAATTGTAATATGGTTTTAATTGTTCCAGTATTTGGGTCTATGGTAGGGTTAATTCGTAAAACGGTAGCAGTAAATTTTTCAGTTGGACAGGAATCGATAATGACATCGGCCTCTTGTCCTTTTGAGACTTTGGAGATTTCTCGCTCTGGTAAGTTGATAGGCAATATAAATGAATCAGGGTCAACAATCGAGAAAACTGGCATTCCAGTACTAACCAGAACACCTTTTTGTATATTTTTACGTGTGATTATACCGTTAATAGGGGCTGTTATTGTTTGGTTTTTCAATTGCAATTGTTGAATCTTAAGAGTGGATTCTGCAGCATCTAATGCAAAACGAGCATTGTCTCTCTCAACTTTGGAACCTATCCCTTCTTTTAAACTATTTTCTGCTATTTCTAATGCCGCTTTGCATTTTTCTATATTTACTTTTGTTTGGAGTATCTGGGTTTCGACTTCTGATGTGTCTAATTTAGCTAAAATTTGACCTTCCTTAACATAATCACCTTCCTCTACAAATAATTCCTCACAAATCCCAACCCCTTTTGAGATAACCTCTACTTTTTTTTCAGCAGAGACTCGGGTAGTTGTTTCAAAATATTTATTGATATTTTGTTTTGTGGGAAACGTAGCCTCTACTGGAAATGCAACAGGTTTACTTACATTTGTTGATAACTCATCGTTTGCATCAACTTTCTTATTAAAATAGCACCCCTGATATGATATAAATTGAAATAAGATAAACCAACTTACTAAAATCGGTACAAGTTTTTTTTCCATACACACCTTAAATAATTGAATTTTACTTTAAGTTTAGAACCTATATATATTGTATCAAAACAAGTATCGTAAAATAACTACCATTTAGACTTTATTTTATTACAAATTGTAACGTTTTTTTTACAAAAATTTTAAATTAAAATGTAAATTAAAATTTGTAAATAATTTCTTGACAATATATAATAAAAATATCATTATTAATAAGTGATATTATTAATAGAAAAATTGTATACTATGGTTGTGATTTTAAAAAACGACAGGAGAGAATTTATATGAATATGTTATGTCGTATGAAATGTGTAAGTAGTCTATTAGTAATAATTTTAATGTTAGTTTTATCAGGATGTCCGAGAAATGAATTAGGAGGGGGGCTTGTAGTCGAACCAACATCTATTGATTTTGGTTCAAAAGAGACAAGTGTAAATTTATATGTATGGAAGACATATACATCGACATCCATTGGCCCAATTATTGTAGAATCTCAAGTTCCCTGGCTTCTGGTTGAAAATTGTACCTCATCTGAAGATGGGTGTTATAGTTCAGGTCCTTACGATAGAAAGAAAATAAAAATCACGGTTGATAGAGAAAAGACGGAGTTAGGTTCTAACGTCGGCAATTTGATAGTTCGTGCTACGAATGCACCTGCAGTTACAGTTCTTGTTACATTACTGGATTTAATAAAAGTAGATTTCGATGCTTCTAATAAATTTGTATCCGTAAATGAATCTATTCGATTTTTTAATCAAAGTTCTGTTCAGTCAGGTAATATTAACAAAGTAACATGGGATTTTGGGGACGGTACGACATCAGAAAGTTATAATCCCACACATTTTTATCAAAAACCAGGTAACTATACAGTTACATTAACAGTAGAAACAGAAAATGGAACAGAGAAACGAGTAAAAGAGAATTTTATTAATGTTGCAAG from Candidatus Hydrogenedens sp. encodes:
- a CDS encoding efflux RND transporter periplasmic adaptor subunit, with protein sequence MEKKLVPILVSWFILFQFISYQGCYFNKKVDANDELSTNVSKPVAFPVEATFPTKQNINKYFETTTRVSAEKKVEVISKGVGICEELFVEEGDYVKEGQILAKLDTSEVETQILQTKVNIEKCKAALEIAENSLKEGIGSKVERDNARFALDAAESTLKIQQLQLKNQTITAPINGIITRKNIQKGVLVSTGMPVFSIVDPDSFILPINLPEREISKVSKGQEADVIIDSCPTEKFTATVLRINPTIDPNTGTIKTILQFHEKHRNNTCIKDSAFARIKLIMETREQVLVIPKDAVLEENGRKYVFIAQSKSGENIENINHKDKTHDSVQFVAQKVEIQVGLEDSSYFEILSGLDEHTLVITLGQLNLKPGSIVEVTSLEKILNQQEKTSTT
- a CDS encoding efflux RND transporter permease subunit, with translation MNEQTTVVNSNSSFISFPIRRPVTIIMIFTTIIVFGWRSYQKLPINLMPDISYPSLTVRTEFEGAAPEDVEKLVTRPLEEMLSIVSGLVEISSVSSVGLSEITLEFMWNTDMNIAQQDVRDRLDLFEPPKEVTKKPVILRFNPNLDPVIRIGLTPPANISPVEKERYLTTLRESVQRKLKSDLEAETGIAQVVVKGGQEEEIQILVDSKMIKSLGLSLDDIVRSLASQNINVAGGKLSEGKTEYIVRTLKEFQDIEDIKNVIISTSLNIPSLSNNPISSISSLTLNTDATSSNIQQTSPKSTPIYLKDVATVKWGTKERDTIIRIDGEEAIELEIYKEGNSNTVTVCNLVKDLLGIERKKSLSELINEQLSLELSPVAHDSEGKHTIEDPHARREQFKRKNLISSLPPDTKIHIISDQSQFIISSIEEVQSAAINGGFLALLILYLFLREIRSTFTIGLAIPISIITVFIPMFIRGISLNIMSLGGLALGIGMLVDNSIVVLESIARCREEGDSIIDSAIRGTSEVSSAVVASTLTTIAVFFPVAFVEGIAGQIFGDLALTVTFSLLASLLTALFLNPLLVSKTHFFSEPSNTQHLLHPFRIFLFFRQIKHKSLFASFIFTIVFTFKRHIQYSRKTLFEILRYSPRSSRWLNLLKIIFFPINILLKFISWGIINIFVYPLLILFFIIVSPIFLSFALCALLIKKTLSLLLFLPLELFHIVFESFRHLYRISLSSNLKFAPIYIFLAIALFTYTITLLPRIGQELIPPMKQGEFNIQYETRAGTQLNQTLEKVLRIENKLKENPYIERITLQVGTESSKTESKGKNENKATFTILLKDRSKTAQIQDKIIDEIRSSLLPLPEESIIFTLPTLFTLKSNLEVQIFGDDLNTLKSVGEACLQKVRQVRGVKDADISIQSGYPEILIQLDRELLAEKGLSPAQVANKLRTEIQGEIATKFNRGGDKIDIRVRTNQTFLQSINDLKQMSIIEGAVPVRLCDVSTIVEDVGPSDIRRIGQKRVALITANIEGRDLASVSQEVISKLRDVEKPREFFITLGGQNRELATSYHSLRLALLLATFLVYVVMASQFESIWLPILVMLSVPLAFIGVIIILFLTGTNLNIMVFLGSIILAGIVVNNAIVLIDYTNQLITRGLSLHDAIIQASMVRLRPIFMTTLTTVLGLLPMLLSKGEGSELRQPLALTVITGLSASTLLTLWLIPMAYYMFSNLSHKVRNK
- a CDS encoding efflux RND transporter permease subunit; this encodes MTWSLPKIAINRPITMFMLSISILVLGLISWFRIPLKFLPKVDRPFIGCYIPYPGSSPEQIEQQIAIPVEGEFRTIPGLRSIATTSSSNGCSVDMWFNLDTDMTLATADVRDRIERLKMTLPDEVQRIIIQRFSSGAIPVIAIGLFKSEDEENYVYLVRTSLIPRLRRLDGVADIKLISPIPEKEVLIEVSQDRLNSLNIPIVSLLNTLRTASLDASLGSISEGDKKYFVQFKGEYKTLSDIENLVVNKNGMRLKDVATVRFGSREDSQRVALDGKGGVVLLVIKESEANAVNVCNQIKRELKNILSEEAFEGTVTKIFFDQSDLINRALNNLFSEGIYGGIMAFIVLLIFLHRLIPTIIVAFAIPSSLMIGIIFMYFADMSLNIITMVSLIISVGMLVDNAIVAVENIIRYQQLGYDIKTSAVRGASEVGIAISASTLTTIVVFIPMYYLEAGRMSVFMKQLGGPLIVALLGSLLIALTVVPLVLSIHVLPREKNQMKLMIFFHNLLVSIREKAGSFKLLEKLYFFLELLLHWSLKNRLAFLLALCLFLVISYLIPVKSVGMKDLIKLDTREVDIKITLDQNFDTAKVKDLFDQLTQKLEPIRESIAIKNILLFHGKSGGEIHVYLYTEDDGEIGRNPPCTTEEALEIVKSKLPSHIPGGKLEFSIADTGESGTSRLVTLRLTGGDNEILFAQAQRIKSLLLSNPLFTDVETDVEQKKQEMRVAINELQADEQGINPFTIAQTIDTALRGAQLPYFKEGTREIPVWLQYKEEDRKTKANIDNLKVISSKGTLVPLHQVVSYEKRPGPELVKRYNGRNVINFRARTNTENLTLIRDELQSIISSIDLPDGYNLNYGIELEEIQSNLTNFAMTMSMALILIYIVMSATFESLLLPLVILTTVPISLIGSAWTLYFTNSYWDMITLIGCVLMVGVIVNNGIVIVDHINFLRKTNNNNLINVIVQASKDRLRPVMMTALTTILGLVPLAMAKSGGAVMFSGLGKALVGGLILGTILTLLVVPVFYTIVEDIFNIAMRIVLSIRAPFFSKSQSISNR